GGCCCGGTCCTCACCAGCTTCAAGTGCAGCAGCTTGGCCCCATTTGATGTCCACCCTTACTGGCAATGCTCCCGTCTGTGCTGGTTCCACCTGACTCTGGTCCAGTTCACACTGGTTGTGTGTCCGGTGAGGAAGGATCTGGCAGTGTGTGCAACTCAGACTGCCTGAGAGGATCTGTAGCTGATTCTGAGGCAGATGTGAGATTCACCGTTTGACTGTGTGAGTCCACGTGTGTGGAAAGTGTTAACTCTGCTGGCTGCACTGTCTGAACTGCTAAATCTGAAGATACCGGCTCATCTGGTAATGAAGAGGGCGATGGTCCATTTGTTACCGTGTGATCGACCTGCACCGGCTGTAGAGAATGTGCAGGTTCCTGTGGTTGTGAGGCGtttgatgatgtgtgtgttggcagGTGTTGAGTGCACGGCTCATTTTGTCTCTGTGGTCTGAGGTGTGTGTATTCAGCTTGTGTTTTTGCATTCTGCTCAGCAGTGGAGTAGTAAGGCAGGAACGGACTCTCTGATGCACATGTCCGCATGGCCAAGTAGGTGTGCATGAGCAGGTGGGGGAATCGGGAGGTGAAGTAAGAGACAAAGTCATCAGGGATGGAGCCCAGAGTCTCTTGTACCTCTGCAGGCAACTCTCGGTGTTTCTGTAGAGGGAGAGTCACAGTGAGGCAAACTTCACAGACCGCATTCTTTCAaagataaaacatgaaaatacatcTCTACCTTGTTTCTCATTGCACGCATCAGGTCTCTGACCGATCCACCTTTATAGGAACGGAACTTCCGCAGATCTGCAGAAGAAAGGAAGACCAAACTCAATATATCAACCACAGAAATGAATACCTGATAATCATTCAACTAGAAACCAATGAACAGGGACACCTGAAAAACAGAGCTAAGCTTCTTTAATACTACACTGTTTCTCAAGAACCCACACACTCAGTCAGGgcacaaagagaggaaagagaggattttgttttcctgtttaatGTAAAGAGaccaagaaaaatgttttacaacGTCTTGTATCTTCACGTGCAAACTTCAGCCTCGGTCTCGTACCTGTCTGCAGTGGCACTGTGATATGCTCCCTCCAGTCACTCTTCACAAcagccctccctcctctctccagctgtctcACGATTGGTCCGTCCAGCGGCTCCTTTTCTATTCTGTCACTCACATCCTGCAAGCAACCAACAAAAGATTTTGTAGAGACTTTCCAGTCGTTC
This Labrus bergylta chromosome 16, fLabBer1.1, whole genome shotgun sequence DNA region includes the following protein-coding sequences:
- the LOC136183028 gene encoding uncharacterized protein, which produces MDRESTEKKYVVEVDIVPSISIVKSKVYAVRLPNFKETTNKVEFEKEAILWRLGAKTEPVSDDDLSDFYQRVKDRDAQREEAEKMKFLSAPENCQDLGRKLTMLMTISTKSFVGCLQDVSDRIEKEPLDGPIVRQLERGGRAVVKSDWREHITVPLQTDLRKFRSYKGGSVRDLMRAMRNKKHRELPAEVQETLGSIPDDFVSYFTSRFPHLLMHTYLAMRTCASESPFLPYYSTAEQNAKTQAEYTHLRPQRQNEPCTQHLPTHTSSNASQPQEPAHSLQPVQVDHTVTNGPSPSSLPDEPVSSDLAVQTVQPAELTLSTHVDSHSQTVNLTSASESATDPLRQSELHTLPDPSSPDTQPV